In Littorina saxatilis isolate snail1 linkage group LG8, US_GU_Lsax_2.0, whole genome shotgun sequence, a single genomic region encodes these proteins:
- the LOC138973235 gene encoding uncharacterized protein: MSARKTRNAALSSFSTPDPTLSLSGHELSTPPTRSEVFSESAGNSVSLSAEHEQIAARGRALGVRSGNALARFVQEELDRLRHQQQQQQRVGLEAQLLKAQLEEARRKQEREEEEARLRQEEARRRQEREEEEARRRQEREEEEARRKQEREEEEARLRQEETRRRQEREEEEYTRRQRLAELEEERIRTQIARAQREETAHVPHIRPIEPVRLKIDPFDTTKEDLDTFLGRFERAASLSGWNRERDWGARLGTLLKGFSSEVYLELPDEDALKYDKVVETLRGAFRWTADSYRSKFRQAVKKDEETFQQHATRLRIWFERWRKAAKKEETYEGVRDLILMEHLLDRVSGELADFIRQNDPSTLSEAAELAERFASSKRARKNPVTVFGKALGHQKGPSSPKKDETPEQLADSKPSGFKGKCFNCGQEGHARRNCPRLTSVKTVVTLGTVTSGTELPALCDPCSQLTYSPRCTVKVNGSSVSALRDTGADGLVVDSSLVRDNKRSVGRQTIRLAAGNVERECPTVVIDFESPFFSGKAIAIVVEDLAHPVLIGNAIPLPDGQTLEVPVYRGKAYPVKTSVVTRAQHAREQQGPKTLKMKDSGLGGVTRDELIQLQENDSTLARIRELAAVSNSVPSRKHGQVKFSWRKGVLQRDFSSGENVYHQIVVPEALRPGILKLSHDVPIAGHLGSRRTRNRVWNSFYWPGMCGDIRRYVQSCDACQRALPKGKIPKSPFGKMPLLDEPFSFRIRAIRGRENVGADYYSRVG; this comes from the coding sequence ATGTCCGCAAGGAAAACACGAAACGCGGCCCTGTCTAGTTTTTCTACGCCTGACCCGACTTTGTCTCTTTCCGGCCATGAGTTATCTACTCCGCCTACTCGTAGCGAAGTATTTTCTGAATCAGCTGGAAACTCGGTTAGTCTTAGTGCCGAGCATGAGCAGATTGCCGCTAGGGGCAGAGCGTTGGGTGTCCGTTCCGGTAATGCACTTGCCAGATTTGTGCAAGAAGAATTGGACCGTCTGCGccatcaacagcagcaacaacaacgagtGGGATTGGAGGCTCAGCTGCTAAAAGCTCAACTGGAAGAGGCAAGAaggaaacaggagagagaagaggaagaggctCGACTGAGACAAGAAGaggcaagaagaagacaggagagagaggaagaagaggcaagaagaagacaggagagagaggaagaagaggCAAGAaggaaacaggagagagaagaggaagaagctcGACTGAGACAAGAAgagacaagaagaagacaggagagagaagaggaagaaTATACCCGACGTCAACGTTTGGCTGAGTTGGAGGAGGAGAGGATTCGGACACAGATAGCAAGGGCCCAGCGTGAAGAAACTGCTCATGTTCCCCATATCCGTCCAATAGAACCTGTCCGTCTAAAGATCGATCCTTTTGATACCACCAAAGAAGATTTGGATACTTTTCTAGGGCGATTTGAGAGAGCGGCATCCCTCAGTGGGTGGAACAGGGAACGAGACTGGGGAGCTAGGCTGGGGACACTTCTTAAAGGTTTTTCCTCAGAGGTTTACCTAGAATTGCCTGATGAGGACGCGCTAAAGTACGACAAAGTGGTGGAGACGCTACGTGGGGCTTTTCGTTGGACTGCTGACTCTTACCGCTCCAAGTTTCGTCAGGCTGTGAAAAAGGATGAAGAAACATTTCAGCAGCATGCTACTCGGCTGCGGATTTGGTTTGAACGGTGGAGAAAGGCAGCCAAGAAGGAGGAGACATACGAAGGAGTTCGAGACCTCATACTGATGGAGCACCTTCTCGACAGAGTATCTGGAGAACTTGCCGACTTCATCAGACAGAATGACCCCAGTACACTTTCTGAAGCTGCTGAACTAGCTGAGAGATTTGCATCGTCGAAACGGGCCAGGAAAAATCCAGTTACGGTCTTTGGTAAAGCATTGGGTCATCAGAAAGGACCAAGTAGCCCGAAGAAGGATGAAACTCCAGAACAACTTGCTGACTCTAAGCCATCTGGATTCAAGGGAAAATGTTTCAACTGCGGTCAGGAAGGTCACGCTAGAAGAAACTGTCCTCGTCTAACTTCGGTGAAAACCGTTGTCACTCTAGGAACGGTCACCTCAGGAACTGAACTGCCTGCTCTCTGTGATCCTTGCAGCCAACTGACCTACTCTCCTAGATGTACAGTGAAAGTCAATGGTTCTTCAGTATCTGCCCTGAGGGATACTGGAGCTGACGGGCTAGTGGTGGATTCGTCTCTTGTGCGAGATAACAAGCGCAGCGTTGGACGACAAACCATCCGACTTGCAGCCGGCAACGTTGAACGAGAGTGCCCAACTGTTGTGATTGACTTTGAATCGCCTTTCTTTTCAGGAAAGGCAATTGCTATTGTGGTGGAGGATCTTGCTCATCCTGTATTGATTGGAAATGCCATCCCGTTGCCTGATGGACAAACTCTTGAAGTTCCGGTGTACAGGGGGAAGGCATATCCTGTGAAGACATCTGTTGTCACCAGAGCACAGCATGCTCGAGAACAACAAGGACCCAAAACTCTTAAAATGAAGGACTCCGGACTGGGAGGTGTCACCCGAGATGAACTCATTCAGCTACAAGAGAACGACTCTACATTGGCACGCATTCGAGAGCTAGCGGCGGTTAGTAATTCTGTTCCCTCCAGGAAACATGGCCAAGTGAAGTTTTCCTGGAGGAAAGGAGTTCTGCAAAGGGATTTCTCATCAGGTGAAAATGTGTACCATCAGATAGTTGTACCAGAAGCCTTGAGACCTGGAATCCTTAAGCTGTCGCATGATGTACCAATAGCTGGCCATCTTGGTTCGAGGAGGACTCGAAATCGAGTGTGGAACTCTTTCTACTGGCCGGGAATGTGCGGTGACATCCGTCGATATGTACAATCCTGCGACGCTTGCCAGCGAGCTCTACCCAAGGGGAAAATTCCAAAATCACCATTTGGAAAGATGCCTCTGCTGGATGAACCATTCTCCTTCCGGATTCGTGCGATCCGAGGACGTGAAAACGTGGGAGCGGATTATTACAGCCGCGTTGGGTGA